The following proteins are encoded in a genomic region of Bacillus sp. FJAT-22090:
- a CDS encoding gamma-glutamyl-gamma-aminobutyrate hydrolase family protein: MKPIIGITVEVKEDGNYFMPSVYGQAISQAGGIPVLIPLIPETDTDALCEEIDGLFLTGGEDIDPAYYNAEPIVHLGRITPKLDAMEYALVQKMLELNKPYIGVCRGLHMLNIVSGGTLYQSIHSQRKEPVIQHLQKAERTHRSHTVKVEKDSRLYELVQVEEFKVNSFHHQAVNEIGKDLRVVAKATDGIIECVESTKHNFVFGFQWHPEEFAMDGDEASKRIFEAYIQAALKRQGEK, from the coding sequence ATGAAACCAATCATTGGTATAACGGTAGAAGTAAAAGAGGATGGAAATTATTTTATGCCCTCAGTATATGGTCAAGCGATTTCACAAGCTGGAGGTATACCCGTATTAATTCCTCTTATTCCAGAAACGGATACAGATGCTTTATGTGAAGAAATCGATGGGCTCTTTCTTACGGGAGGAGAAGATATAGATCCAGCCTATTACAATGCTGAACCGATAGTACATCTAGGTAGAATCACACCTAAACTCGATGCAATGGAGTATGCACTTGTACAAAAAATGCTTGAGCTAAATAAACCTTATATAGGAGTTTGTCGGGGATTACATATGCTGAACATAGTTTCTGGAGGAACTCTATACCAGTCGATTCACTCGCAGCGAAAGGAGCCTGTTATTCAGCATTTACAAAAGGCTGAGCGAACACATAGGTCGCATACTGTAAAAGTAGAAAAAGATAGTCGTTTATATGAATTAGTGCAAGTAGAGGAATTTAAGGTGAATTCTTTTCACCACCAAGCAGTAAATGAAATAGGAAAAGATTTACGAGTAGTTGCAAAAGCAACGGATGGGATTATTGAATGCGTGGAAAGCACGAAGCACAATTTTGTATTCGGCTTTCAATGGCATCCCGAGGAATTTGCAATGGATGGGGACGAAGCCTCAAAAAGAATTTTCGAAGCATACATTCAAGCTGCATTAAAACGACAAGGCGAAAAGTAA
- a CDS encoding SDR family oxidoreductase encodes MTKDKYEKIHEQVPGQTQKQQPGVEEEMTPAPIFDDKNYKGSGKLKGKVALVTGGDSGIGRAVSIAFAKEGANVAIVYLDENEQDDAETTIKHIEEYGVKALRIQTDLSDDENCQNVVDQVIQKFGQINILVNNAGKQFPTKDFLKITPDQLQETFSTNIYAMFYLTQAALPHMTKGDTIVNTSSITAYNGSPELIDYSATKGAITSFTRSLALNLVEKGIRVNAVAPGPIWTPLIPATFDKKKVEEHGDNTPIGRRGQPAENAPAYVFLASSDSSYMTGQTIHVDGGDFVGS; translated from the coding sequence ATGACTAAGGATAAATATGAAAAAATTCATGAACAAGTCCCTGGACAAACTCAGAAGCAACAACCTGGTGTAGAAGAAGAAATGACTCCTGCTCCTATTTTTGACGACAAAAACTATAAAGGTTCCGGTAAATTAAAAGGAAAAGTCGCGCTCGTTACAGGTGGTGATAGCGGGATTGGACGAGCAGTTTCTATAGCCTTTGCTAAAGAAGGAGCTAATGTCGCCATTGTTTATTTGGATGAAAATGAACAAGATGACGCCGAAACAACCATAAAGCATATAGAGGAATACGGAGTAAAAGCATTGAGAATACAAACAGATTTAAGTGATGATGAGAATTGCCAAAATGTTGTAGATCAAGTGATTCAAAAATTTGGACAGATAAATATATTAGTAAACAACGCTGGAAAACAGTTTCCTACAAAAGACTTTTTAAAGATAACGCCAGATCAATTACAAGAAACGTTTTCTACAAATATTTATGCCATGTTTTATTTAACACAGGCTGCACTCCCTCATATGACAAAGGGAGATACTATTGTCAACACCTCTTCTATCACTGCATATAATGGTTCTCCGGAACTTATTGACTATTCAGCGACAAAAGGAGCTATTACTTCCTTCACACGGTCACTTGCACTTAACTTAGTCGAGAAAGGAATCCGTGTAAATGCTGTTGCTCCAGGACCAATTTGGACGCCGCTTATTCCAGCAACTTTTGATAAAAAGAAAGTGGAAGAGCATGGGGACAATACCCCGATAGGCAGACGAGGTCAACCAGCTGAAAACGCGCCAGCATATGTATTTTTAGCCTCCTCCGACTCCAGCTATATGACTGGACAGACCATCCATGTAGATGGCGGTGACTTTGTCGGTTCATAA
- a CDS encoding aldo/keto reductase encodes MKNLQSTTTLNNGVEMPWLGLGVFKVEEGQELVNAVKTAITHGYRSIDTAAVYGNEVGVGQGIRKAIEEEGVAREDLFVTSKVWNSELGYEKTIEAYEESLTKLGLDYLDLYLIHWPVEGKYKDAWRALEKLYKDGRVKAIGVSNFHIHHLKDLLTDAEIKPMVNQIEYHPRLTQKDLQVFCEQQNIQLEAWSPLMQGQLLDNDDLKNIAAKYEKSVAQVILRWDLQNGVVTIPKSTKEHRIVENANVFDFVLTTEDMEHINRLNQNHRVGPDPDNFDF; translated from the coding sequence ATGAAAAATTTACAATCTACTACAACTTTGAATAACGGTGTGGAAATGCCTTGGTTAGGACTGGGAGTATTTAAAGTAGAAGAGGGACAAGAGCTAGTAAATGCAGTAAAAACTGCAATTACTCATGGCTATCGTAGTATTGATACTGCTGCTGTATATGGTAATGAAGTCGGGGTTGGACAAGGTATCCGTAAAGCAATAGAAGAAGAGGGTGTTGCAAGAGAAGACCTTTTTGTTACTTCGAAAGTTTGGAACTCGGAGCTAGGATATGAAAAAACAATTGAAGCCTATGAAGAGAGCTTAACTAAACTAGGCTTAGATTACTTAGATTTATACCTTATTCATTGGCCGGTGGAAGGCAAGTATAAAGATGCATGGAGAGCATTAGAAAAGCTTTATAAAGATGGACGAGTTAAAGCGATCGGTGTAAGTAACTTCCATATACATCATTTGAAGGATTTATTAACAGACGCAGAAATCAAACCTATGGTGAACCAAATAGAATATCATCCACGATTGACTCAAAAAGATTTACAAGTATTCTGTGAGCAACAAAATATTCAGTTAGAAGCATGGTCGCCGCTTATGCAGGGACAATTGCTCGACAATGATGATTTGAAAAACATAGCGGCTAAATATGAAAAATCGGTGGCACAGGTTATTTTACGGTGGGACTTACAAAATGGAGTTGTTACAATTCCAAAGTCAACGAAGGAACATCGAATTGTTGAAAATGCAAACGTTTTTGATTTTGTATTAACTACAGAAGACATGGAGCACATTAATCGTTTAAATCAAAATCATAGAGTAGGACCAGATCCTGATAATTTTGATTTTTAG
- a CDS encoding MFS transporter — MSLDKKRSMFALLALAISAFAIGTTEFISVGLLPLISKDLDISLTTAGLTVSLYALGVMIGAPVLTSLTSKIPRKSLLLWIMIVFIIGNSIAASATSVTVLLVARVISALSHGIFMSIGSTIAADLVPENRRASAISIMFTGLTVATITGVPFGTFIGQQLGWRFAFVLIIVIGVIGFIANSVLVPSDLRQGTVTTIRDQFKLITNGRLLLVLFITALGYGGTFVVFTYLTPLLQAVTGFKQGTIAIILLVYGIAIAIGNMVGGKLSNKNPIGSLFYMFVAQAIVLLILTITAPFKIAGLITIILMGLFAFMNVPGLQVYVVILAERFVPSAVDVASAMNIAAFNAGIAIGSYVGGVVTDSMGLIHTAWIGAIMVIIAAILTAVSRWLETKDKKRLNIL; from the coding sequence ATGAGTTTAGATAAAAAAAGAAGTATGTTTGCACTTCTAGCACTTGCAATTAGTGCATTTGCGATAGGGACAACAGAGTTTATTAGCGTTGGACTCTTGCCTCTTATTTCTAAAGACTTGGATATATCACTTACAACAGCAGGTTTGACTGTTTCGCTTTATGCATTAGGTGTAATGATAGGAGCTCCAGTTTTAACATCCCTAACTTCAAAAATTCCTCGCAAATCATTACTGCTATGGATTATGATAGTCTTTATCATAGGGAACAGTATTGCGGCAAGTGCAACAAGTGTTACGGTCTTATTAGTTGCCCGAGTAATTTCGGCGTTATCACATGGAATATTTATGTCGATAGGTTCAACTATTGCCGCAGATTTGGTTCCTGAAAATCGTAGGGCGAGTGCAATTTCCATCATGTTTACGGGACTAACCGTTGCTACGATAACCGGAGTTCCGTTTGGTACATTTATCGGTCAACAGCTTGGCTGGCGTTTTGCATTTGTCCTAATCATTGTCATTGGTGTAATTGGTTTTATCGCAAATAGCGTTCTTGTTCCGTCCGATTTACGACAAGGTACTGTAACAACAATAAGAGATCAATTTAAGCTAATAACAAACGGACGTTTATTATTAGTATTATTTATTACAGCCTTAGGGTATGGTGGAACATTTGTTGTATTCACCTACCTAACTCCATTACTACAAGCTGTAACTGGATTTAAACAAGGCACAATAGCGATTATATTGCTTGTATATGGTATTGCAATTGCAATAGGAAATATGGTTGGAGGGAAGCTCTCGAATAAAAATCCAATTGGTTCTTTATTTTATATGTTTGTAGCACAAGCAATCGTGCTTCTAATTCTAACTATTACTGCACCATTTAAAATTGCTGGATTAATAACAATTATATTAATGGGCTTGTTTGCATTTATGAACGTACCTGGACTCCAAGTATACGTTGTAATATTAGCTGAACGTTTTGTACCAAGTGCTGTTGACGTTGCCTCAGCAATGAACATAGCTGCTTTTAATGCAGGGATAGCGATTGGTTCGTATGTAGGGGGAGTAGTGACAGATTCAATGGGGTTAATCCATACTGCATGGATTGGAGCAATAATGGTTATAATAGCTGCAATTTTAACTGCAGTTAGTCGATGGTTGGAAACAAAAGATAAAAAACGACTAAACATATTGTAA